A part of Oceaniferula flava genomic DNA contains:
- a CDS encoding phosphodiester glycosidase family protein encodes MIFSALICFGLGFVLAEKPLKQEKLEFEGVKYRVVKVPAKRLRLAWKGADGKPMRSFDLVQKHYSGQKRKVVFMANAGIFEPGGIPSGLHVQGGKLLRPLNLKPGKGNFFLKPNGVFAVHLGQAEIMPSSQYSAYVRRHKKGPHAYPIRLALQSGPLLLHQGNIHPAFNRGSKSRLHRNGVGVDRQGRVVFAITEFHAGREGEVNLHGLARFFLHLGCQNALFLDGDLSQMVVNPKEKTESNLFGAMLVVTEPVVLGE; translated from the coding sequence GTTCGAGGGGGTGAAATACCGGGTCGTCAAGGTGCCGGCAAAGCGTTTGCGGCTGGCGTGGAAAGGGGCGGACGGTAAACCGATGCGCAGCTTCGATCTCGTGCAGAAGCATTACTCCGGTCAGAAGCGCAAGGTAGTTTTCATGGCTAATGCCGGGATTTTCGAACCCGGCGGTATTCCCAGTGGCCTGCACGTGCAAGGAGGTAAGCTTCTGAGGCCATTGAATTTGAAACCAGGGAAGGGGAACTTTTTCCTCAAGCCGAATGGAGTTTTCGCCGTGCACTTGGGCCAAGCGGAGATCATGCCTTCTTCACAGTACTCGGCGTATGTTCGCCGCCATAAGAAGGGGCCACACGCTTATCCTATCCGGCTGGCCTTGCAGTCCGGGCCATTGCTCTTGCATCAGGGAAACATACACCCTGCATTTAACCGCGGATCGAAATCTCGGCTGCACCGGAATGGGGTGGGGGTGGATCGGCAGGGGCGTGTCGTGTTTGCCATCACGGAATTCCACGCAGGCCGCGAGGGCGAGGTGAATTTGCACGGACTCGCTCGTTTTTTTCTCCATTTGGGATGCCAGAACGCCCTCTTCCTCGATGGTGATTTGTCGCAAATGGTGGTGAACCCCAAAGAGAAAACGGAGAGTAATCTCTTCGGGGCGATGTTAGTGGTTACTGAACCGGTGGTGCTGGGGGAGTGA
- a CDS encoding inner membrane CreD family protein, with translation MKTNSISFKHILAIGFILGGATVAWMILAGTLTARTGRTDSSNAKSVAELWGPAQGQAHPSVWYLSPTGKSGRKYIQPTASDIAIKLDFDPKKKGLAWNRTYNADFTAIYTIPNPTPIEQTVYISFPLPSENSSFNDFEFTLGEKKSQQQTPRGGVIEEATTIPAGAEVQLKIAYQSRGIDRWVYRLGEIDRISNFHLEMDTSFADIDFPDGASSPTDRGPGETADSWKLEWNYPDVIHPQDVGMDMPKVLNPGPVAARMSFFAPVSLLFFFAVLLILGAVKGIHLHPMNYFFLAAGFFAFQILFAYLVDLLSLHISFVIASVVSLVLVGSYVRAAAGSSMLKIALPAQFAYLVLFSYSFFFDGLSGLTITIGAIATLALLMIYTAKIDWADIFATKPRRRAVTPPAPPVQ, from the coding sequence ATGAAAACGAACAGCATCAGCTTCAAACACATCCTCGCCATCGGCTTCATCCTCGGCGGCGCCACCGTCGCCTGGATGATCCTCGCCGGCACCCTCACTGCGCGAACTGGTCGCACCGATTCCAGCAATGCCAAAAGCGTGGCCGAGCTCTGGGGCCCCGCGCAAGGACAGGCGCACCCATCGGTTTGGTATCTCTCGCCGACGGGGAAATCCGGCAGGAAATACATCCAGCCCACCGCCAGCGATATCGCCATCAAGCTCGACTTCGACCCCAAGAAAAAAGGACTCGCATGGAACCGGACCTACAACGCGGACTTCACCGCCATCTACACCATCCCGAACCCCACACCGATCGAGCAGACCGTTTACATCTCCTTCCCCCTGCCCTCGGAAAACAGCAGCTTCAATGACTTCGAGTTCACCCTGGGCGAGAAGAAAAGCCAGCAGCAAACACCGCGCGGAGGTGTCATCGAAGAAGCCACGACCATCCCCGCCGGAGCTGAGGTTCAGCTGAAGATTGCCTATCAGAGCCGGGGAATCGATCGCTGGGTGTATCGGCTCGGCGAGATCGATCGGATCAGCAATTTCCACTTGGAAATGGATACCAGCTTCGCCGACATCGACTTTCCGGATGGAGCCAGTTCACCGACCGATCGAGGACCGGGCGAGACGGCCGACAGCTGGAAGCTCGAGTGGAACTACCCAGACGTGATCCACCCGCAAGACGTAGGCATGGACATGCCCAAGGTGCTGAACCCAGGCCCCGTGGCCGCACGGATGAGTTTCTTTGCGCCGGTCTCGCTGCTGTTTTTCTTCGCCGTCCTGCTCATCCTCGGCGCGGTCAAGGGCATCCACCTGCACCCGATGAATTACTTCTTCCTCGCCGCCGGATTTTTCGCCTTCCAGATCCTGTTCGCCTACCTCGTGGACCTGCTGTCGCTGCACATCTCCTTCGTCATCGCCTCGGTGGTCTCGCTGGTTCTGGTCGGCAGCTACGTGCGAGCGGCGGCTGGATCCTCGATGTTGAAAATCGCCCTACCCGCCCAGTTCGCCTACCTCGTGCTGTTCAGTTACAGCTTTTTCTTCGATGGACTGAGCGGCCTGACCATCACCATCGGAGCCATCGCCACCCTGGCGTTGCTGATGATCTACACCGCGAAAATCGACTGGGCCGACATCTTCGCCACCAAACCCCGCCGCCGCGCCGTCACTCCCCCAGCACCACCGGTTCAGTAA